A genomic segment from Bosea sp. OAE506 encodes:
- a CDS encoding glutathione S-transferase family protein, which produces MLLVGMLDSPYVRRAAVTGTLLGLEFEHRSVSVFRHMDEFRAINPLIKAPSLVTDDGTVISESLLIIQHFEDVAGRSLRPVEASARIRDLSLTGIGIVAADKAVAIGYERRRPEAQRHAPWQERILAQLHTAFDLLDAAAGRGELTAGPELLPSDIAAAIAWGYCRFALAEHALPERWPALAEQARACEALDVFKHWPIDRE; this is translated from the coding sequence ATGCTGCTCGTGGGAATGCTCGATAGCCCCTATGTCCGCCGGGCTGCGGTCACAGGGACCTTGCTGGGGCTGGAATTCGAGCACCGCTCCGTCTCCGTCTTCCGGCACATGGACGAATTCCGGGCGATCAACCCGCTGATCAAGGCGCCGAGCCTCGTGACCGACGATGGCACGGTGATCAGCGAATCCCTGCTGATCATCCAGCATTTCGAGGATGTCGCCGGCCGCTCGCTGCGCCCGGTCGAGGCGAGCGCCCGGATACGGGACCTGTCGCTGACCGGCATCGGCATCGTCGCTGCCGACAAGGCGGTCGCGATCGGATACGAGCGCCGGCGGCCGGAAGCCCAGCGCCATGCGCCCTGGCAGGAGCGCATCCTCGCGCAGCTTCACACTGCCTTCGATCTGCTCGACGCCGCCGCAGGACGGGGCGAGCTGACGGCTGGCCCCGAATTGCTACCGAGCGACATCGCCGCGGCGATCGCCTGGGGCTATTGCCGCTTCGCGCTCGCCGAACACGCTCTCCCGGAGCGCTGGCCGGCCCTGGCCGAGCAGGCGCGTGCCTGCGAGGCGCTGGATGTCTTCAAACACTGGCCGATCGACCGGGAATAG
- a CDS encoding LysR family transcriptional regulator has product MSELDDIRSFVAVVESGGFGRAGHRLGLSKSIISRRVARLEAELGTRLLSRTTRGIAATEAGLEFKARGERILADLAEARDAVAQQAGGVVGRLRLSMPLTFGNRHVAPILGELARRHPGLELDVEASDRYVDLIGERFDAAIRIGTLKDSSLIARRIAPIHGVILASPAYLSARGRPAMPADLAGHDCLLYTGTSNPEWTFRVGRRRVSIRPAGRLRSDSGETLLDWAKAGLGIVLLPTFIASDAIRDGALEPLLWEFPLQEHGLFVVRPPGAYVPGKVRVLIDLLVERFGGAPYWDPCQAAARERGVTLGFKPGFEAEVEEAQEDHQLA; this is encoded by the coding sequence ATGTCCGAGCTGGACGACATCCGCAGCTTCGTCGCCGTGGTCGAGAGCGGCGGCTTCGGGCGCGCCGGTCATCGGCTCGGCCTGTCCAAGTCGATCATCAGCCGCCGCGTCGCGCGGCTGGAGGCCGAACTCGGCACGCGCCTGCTCAGCCGCACCACGCGCGGCATCGCCGCCACCGAGGCCGGCCTCGAATTCAAGGCGCGCGGCGAGCGCATCCTGGCCGATCTGGCCGAGGCCCGCGATGCGGTGGCGCAGCAGGCGGGCGGGGTCGTCGGGCGGCTGCGCCTGTCGATGCCGCTGACCTTCGGCAACCGGCATGTCGCGCCGATCCTCGGCGAACTCGCCAGACGCCATCCCGGCCTCGAACTCGATGTCGAGGCCAGCGATCGCTATGTCGACCTGATCGGCGAGCGCTTCGACGCAGCCATCCGCATCGGCACGCTCAAGGATTCGAGCCTGATCGCCCGCAGGATCGCGCCGATCCATGGCGTCATCCTGGCGAGCCCGGCCTATCTCTCGGCGCGGGGGCGGCCCGCCATGCCGGCAGATCTCGCGGGCCATGACTGCCTGCTCTACACCGGCACCAGCAATCCCGAATGGACCTTCAGGGTCGGCCGGCGCCGCGTGTCTATACGTCCCGCCGGACGCCTGCGCTCCGACAGCGGCGAGACCCTGCTGGACTGGGCCAAAGCGGGGCTTGGCATCGTGCTGTTGCCGACCTTCATCGCCAGCGATGCCATTCGCGACGGCGCGCTCGAGCCGCTGCTCTGGGAGTTCCCGCTGCAGGAACACGGCCTCTTCGTCGTCAGGCCGCCGGGGGCCTATGTGCCGGGCAAGGTCCGCGTGCTGATCGACCTGTTGGTCGAGCGCTTCGGCGGCGCGCCCTATTGGGACCCCTGCCAGGCTGCCGCACGCGAGCGCGGCGTCACGCTGGGGTTCAAGCCAGGCTTCGAGGCCGAAGTGGAGGAAGCGCAAGAAGATCATCAGCTGGCGTGA
- a CDS encoding FMN-dependent NADH-azoreductase, with translation MSHLLVINSSAAGAASVSKQLIDETVARLRAADPALVVVERDLGADPVPHLTPDSTAAIRGAEPANDAQRAAKALSDSLVAELKAADTLIIGAPMYNFGIPSTLKSWFDHVLRAGVTFKYGEKGPVGLLEGKRAIVVESRGGIYSSGPTQALDSQEPHLRTMLGFIGISDVTFVRAEKLGYGPEAREQAINDAKAELARVA, from the coding sequence ATGTCCCATCTTCTCGTCATCAACAGCAGCGCCGCCGGTGCGGCTTCGGTCTCGAAGCAGCTCATCGACGAGACGGTCGCCCGTCTGCGTGCTGCCGATCCCGCGCTGGTCGTGGTGGAGCGCGATCTCGGCGCCGACCCCGTGCCGCATCTGACCCCGGATTCCACCGCCGCGATCCGTGGCGCCGAGCCCGCCAATGACGCGCAGCGCGCCGCGAAGGCCCTGTCGGACTCGCTGGTCGCCGAGCTGAAGGCGGCCGACACCCTCATCATCGGCGCGCCGATGTATAATTTCGGCATCCCCTCGACGCTGAAGTCGTGGTTCGACCATGTGCTGCGGGCCGGCGTGACCTTCAAATATGGCGAGAAGGGCCCGGTCGGCCTGCTCGAGGGCAAGCGCGCCATCGTCGTCGAGAGCCGCGGCGGCATCTACAGCTCCGGCCCGACCCAGGCGCTGGATTCGCAAGAGCCGCATCTGCGCACGATGCTGGGCTTCATCGGCATCAGCGACGTCACCTTCGTGCGTGCCGAGAAGCTGGGCTACGGCCCCGAGGCCCGCGAGCAGGCGATCAACGACGCCAAGGCGGAGCTGGCCCGCGTCGCCTGA